AGGTTAGCTTATTCATGATTGAATAGAAGTTCTTAGTTCTTACTTGTGTAGGAGACATATGGGACGAGACCAAATGATGGATCAAATATTTCATGAAGAATATCGATGCCATGTCTGCTGCTTCTATCCATTTGATTCTGGCCAGAAGTAACGGAAGAGTCCAGCAAGTTGCCATGGAGACGACACAAATCATCGAACAAGTTTGTAGCTGTAGGGGTTTCAAGGCTTTCAAATTGACCACTCGGTTGGTATTCAGTtggttttgaatttgaagCCGATTCTTCTTCGACTCGGATTTTCTGTTCCAACAAAGACACTGTTGCATTATCCACAAGAACCGCAGACGCCGTTACTGCTACGAGTAGTGTGCTCAGTGATAACAGTAAGAGCCATTCAACCTGTCGCCGTAGACTGTCCTTCATTGTCGCTTCGAAGCCAAATTTTTTGGGACgattgcaaataaaaaaataattccgaaTCATGACAACGAAATATGCATGGACTGGGAGCGCCTGATCAACACGTCCATAGTAGACCAAGATTGGCGGAATACTGAACTGCATGAAAACTTACTCTTCGCTCACCCAGTCTGCGCGCTACGGGCAAGCTACGGGCAACTTTCATCAGATGGGTCGATGGCAGCGTACATTTTATAGATCCTTTCCGCAGCGCTTGCAGTCTTGCTGTAGAGGGATAGGGTACGAGCAGGTTTATACTACAACTGCCATCAGACTGCCATATAGTACAAAACGCTGCATACGCACCTCATTTATTGTGTAGCCTACTATCTTCAATTCGACCTGTTGGGGGgaggcaacaaaaaaaaagctcagaAATAACAGTCTTGGagacaaaaagtaaaatatttacgTCAGTAATTTGTCAACAATGCGATGACTTAATCATCAAGCATGAATTTTTACTCGTTCTTTTGGGCCTACAATTTTTTGAAGAACTACCGTTTCTACGTTGGCTgacgaaaaatgaattattcgTAAACGATAGACtactttgatttcttttaaattccttAAGAggatttttttcgatttttaattatacTAGATTTCCTTCAGCCATTCGACGCGTAGCTACATATTGTCTCTCTTATAAAATTTAAGTTCATTGAAAtagattttagatttttgtgaaaaagccaggagtttgaaatttttcaatgtcgaaacaaattttatattttgattgtttcactAAACTATATATTCACTAGACATCTAACTTGCCCTACAGCTTTCTTGGAAACCCACTGGCTAGAAAAATGGGGTTAAATGACAggaaaattgaataacaatttgCATCACAACGAAAACAGTTTATCGCACtaaaagaaatacaattttttgcGGATCTGATATGCACGTTTGATAATAGTGGAAACCATTGACATGTTTTAATAGTGCGGTGATAACTCTGTTGGGTTGAAAATACACAGTCAATATtattacagttttttttcgaTCGGTCTTGtgcttttcaaattgatttaaaaatagcGATAAGCCATTAATTAGATTTCAGTACATTATGAAgaacaattttaaataaaacggAGAACCCTAAATGCCCTTGGGCGAGTACATCATTCAATTTACAGTAGTGCATGCGTCATGCAGACTTGCTGCTGCTTGCTGGCAGAGCAGATCTGCTTAACGGAGATCGATTGTAACGCACTTTTTAAGGAAAACTTGGCAACTGTGTACCtgtattttaaagaaaaagatacgAAGATCAATATATGCATGCGTATTTTACAGGTAGCATTAGATATTCTCCTTTACGAATCTATCGATTTCGTACAAACAAATTTCGTGAATTTTAAGCTTGAAAtacttatttctattcttagtTTCTTACCTATATGTCGTAGCTCGTAGAGTAGCTTGGAGACTTTAACTATAATAAGTTGTGTTGAAAATGTTCCAACCCTGCCATCTATAGAACAACATAACAGGCTTTTCCGGGAACTCAGGACATTTTGCAAAACTGCGGAAAACTAGCTACCAGCTACTATATAGTAATAGTACAACGCGTCTTTCacgcaattttttattttaaaaaatcaataggCCTACCTTCAAGCTTCAAGTTTCCAACGTCTAAATGGTCTTACAAAAAAACcgtcttttacattttgcaTTAGAATTAAATTATTCGGACTTCAAAAGATTATTGAAGGAATAAGCAAAACGAATATTTTCAAGGTCTTAATCAATTTCAGTTGCAGCTAACAATGAAGGTTATAGGCCAACAGCGGCAAAATTCTTAATATGATATAATGATAGGCCtattaatttttgttacttatgtattttttcttttctatgtaATATGACTATTAGGCGATCCAAAGTAGATGTACATGTACAGTTTAATTGAAGTTTACTTAAATAGGGGGATAAGATAGCGTCGTATCATTATCGATTATTAATGTGGCTGTGTCATTGTATTTACTTATCCCATTTAAAAGTGGATTTAAATCCTTAAATCccataaaatttcattatccAAATTCATCATCATATAATTGATATTTGAATTTATATTGAAAATAAGACCTATCTGAGCGAGTATACGCAACGCAACGCAAGAGCAATTGTGGCTTTGACTATTTGGTTAATGCCTATGCGTATTTTAAAACCCTTGCGTACGAAAGTGAGAAAAGACGGAAATTATGAATCAGTTCATCTTTAGATAATTAATCCCGGCAATCTCGGCAACCATCGCCAATcagttttaaacttttaaaaaatttacatagaATTCATTTTAATCCATTGGAGGAAAAACGCCATAGGTTGTCGGCGGTTGTCGGCATCCGAGACTTTTTGGTATGTTTCGTGGAAAGATGGTTTGCATGGTTtgctggcttttttttttttttttttgctgaattcattaaattttgaCTTGCCTGTAGTCCCTGCACCGGTACGGAACTTGCCAAACCTGTTAATTGAACGAACAATGATCAGATTGAGTGattgaaatgaacaaaatcagATTCGCGGAACTCACTTCGGTCACTGGATCAGGCAAAAAGATGTGATAGCTCAGTCAGCTGATAATTTTATAGCGAAAAGGGGGATAGTTTATACGAAAGTAAATATCAATGCTGTAAGATAAAGACTcgagagaacgagagagagaatgagggGGAGAATAAGAGGGAGAATATTATTACGTAGGTTCTCGCGGTTTCTCCTTATCATATGTCTGCGCGTCTCTGTAAACATCAGTTTAAGCTAGTTGTTTCATCCGACAATATATTTTCAGTTGCAAACTTGCAATGATGTTATTAACAAGCCGTCCGCGACTCAAAGAGACCAAAACCgtggtttttgatttttcgaaAATCGTCGCTAggtgtttaaaaataaaacaaatagatGGACATGGACATTATCGAAATTTAGCGCTACGTTGATTGACGAAAATCACAATCGTCTAGCTATGTTAGTTTTGGAAATatcaaaatatatatctactgCGTGATTGGCGAATGCGCTACCTATGTAGCTATACCGATCGGTTTTCAGGTGAAATCTAACACCTTAAGAATTACTCGAGTATTTTGTGGCAATTAACAAACTATATTTATACCTTTGCCACGAAAGAGATTTTGTTACcttgctttttatattttttaaaatcggaaattttgtttttcatcttttttattgatttttgcGTGAAAAAAGGCTCGTCGTGAAATAATGAAGCCCAGCGGTTAGAATTTCTGAATTCTGATAAACGGAATTCAAGCAAAAAATGTTGCTAATACATGTTATAAATCtaaagaaaccaagaaaaagttattattttatattttgataGTTGATACATAGGTGCGgcggaaaattcaaaataaccggcatgttttttttttgtttttttttaagttgttctTCGCTCTCACGCTAGAATGCGCTGATCTCCATTCGACCTTGGGAAAAAGAGGTAGAGAGAGTGCTGTCAAAACGAAAGCGTGGGCCGAGAAGGAATTAGCAATTAGTACATAGCAGGTCCGTCGGCTATGGTGTACCGTGTACGGTTTCAGTTCACCCACTTTACGGTTACCTTTGTGCTTATAAAAGTTATAATATCGTATCATTCGTTTCACCATTGAATCACACGTTAATTTATCTCAGGTAGTagatgttttcttgttcattatcatgagtttgaatttaaatattctgtGTTACTTAATTAGATAAGACTTGATGATTCTGTGATGATGACGTGTATTTGACAGTCCTTGTATGAgttcctaatttttttattgcagaaAAAATGCTTAAAACCCCAGTGCGTCGATCTATAGTTGAAAACAACCAGTTGTATTATCCTTTTGGAATTACTCGGTTTCGTAACATATTGGAAAATTTAAGCTGTGGAATTGGTTGTGACAATGGCATCAAGGTAATTTACTATATATAATGATGTACTGTTTTGTGCCCCTTGTgtcttattttgttattttaacaaACTTTTAATTGACTAGATCCTGCTTCTTAGATGTGGCGACTTGAGAAACACACTTCAGGCAACAACCAATGGAAATGCATCACAATTTCACATCTACCTCAATGACAATAATCCATCAATCTTGGCTCGAAACATCATCATTCTGAAAATCCTATCAGATCGGTGTTTTAATCCTGAGAAAGAGGAGGATTTAAGCTTTCTTTGGGATATCTGGTATAATGCTGAATGGCCTGAGGTCACTACCAAAAGATTCCTGGTTGTTTTGAAGGATATCTTGGATGGAAAATTTCCAGAAAATGTTTCTGTTCCTGATACAAGCCAGCGGCAAGGTTTGAAACAAGTGTGGAGTTCTTGGTTAACCACTTGTTCTGGAGATGAATCAAAATTGACATCATTTATGCaaaaaatccggaaagaaaggtaaggaaaatttatttttattttagatagtatcatttaaaatgttaaagatTTGAAAGTGATTTGCTTGTTAACAGGTCCACATTTGTCTGGAAAGAGTATGACGGTTGGGTTGGCGGATTTCGTGCCCTGCTGGGGATGAACAGTATCGAACTCTTTAATGAAGCTGTAGACAAGATCGCTGATGATTTTTACGACGAAAATTTTGTAGGTATTGAAGAATTGCCGAATTCTGCAATGCAGAAAAATCGAGATGAAGTTCTTCGTTATTTCTCAACTGGCAACTGTAGGCTTCAAAGCGAAACTAGCGTTGTTTGTGTGAATCCAACCATGCTCGACCCGATAACTCATCGTTGggaagttcattttttaataaccCCTTTTGATGGTTACCTTCCACTAGCTAGAGAAGAGTTGGATACTTCAGCAAACGACAACTTGCTAGTTCGATCTTGTCAGAAAATACTCAAGAAATTTATTACTTCTTATCGAAGTCGCATTGATAAAGTCCAAATCTCTGTCTACTTGGAGGATTTCTTTGAGTTCTGCTACGCCACCACACATCAGTTTGACGTCATTGATTGTTGCAGTCTTCCCGACCAAACTGGATTAGCTAACGTTATCAACGCTGCAACTGGAAGATTATCCGATAACCAACAATCTACTTTGTTCACTCAAGCTATGAAATGGAAGGATGTAGGAGATACAGTGGAGAAATACGTCGAAGAATCTCTTTGCGTCCCATTGAACATGATCCCAACCATCTATGGAGTGCGAATGGATAATCACGTCGAACTAGGAGCTTCAGCACTCCTCAACTTGCGACGTCAGAGAACCTTTCCGCTGAACTTAAGATGGAAGAAAGCACCTTCCTTTCGGAACGTATCATTGGCTCCTTCGCCGTTGCTGGATCGTTGTTTGGATCGAATAGCAGACAAatgttttgatattttattccCTCGCCGCATGTTTGGGCCTCAACCTGGAGATGAGTGTGGTATGAACTTGTACACTCCGCTAACGTATGACTATATAGTTAGCTCGATGATTCAGCGTGTTGGAGGGGACACTTGGTTCAAAGAAGACCGAAAGGATACAAATTGTATGTTCAGCTTTTTTGATTTATCGAAGAGAACAACAAAAGCCTGGAAGAATGGTCAACCAGTTCTGAAGCTGACAGCCCATGCCGACAAATGCTTCCGTATTCTTAAAGGGACTCCAGTACTTCGTCTTATTTTGATTCCTTGTTCAGTGTTCAACGAATCCATGGCATTTAGAGACAATTTTGATCTGTCTGGTCCTGGAAACCATATAATCGATAACTTTCAGTTTGAAATGAAGAGGAATCcggaggaaaagagaaaagtatcaatttcgtttttattagTTCCGGATCATGGTCTCGAAAAAAGCCACCTTGCTTTCCTTCTGGATCTCGCGGATGGGTTTCCGAATTACGTATTCCAAGCTCTCGGGTATATGCAAACTGAACCGTTTCTTGAACCTTATCCGTTTGCCGCTAAAAAGCCTGCCATTCCGGCTTCTTCTATTACGGTGCAACCACCCCAGATGGTCGTCAAAAATTGTATCGAGTTTGAAGATCAGTACCTGCTGAGAATAGATATTTCATGTAGCGATAACGTCTCCGGTAAGTTCATCTTAAATATAGCAAGACTGCAAGAAATAATATGCTctgacatttttcattttgaattgttaGGTCTGATCGTGTCGACGAATCAGAGAAAGCCATGCGAGTCTGCACACGACGTCACCGTTTCACTTAGTCAACCGAATAACTTGGAGCCTCTGAGTATGACTTTTCCCCACCCAATCCTTGTCGATGATATCCGCGCTAAGCTCCACCTCAAAGaccattttattaatttggtTATGAAGAAAGCTCTGCTTGAGCCATGGCCGCATGAATATCAAGGGGAGCATACGAAATGGAATGCTGACCGACTGAAGCTctgggaggaaaaagaagttacGTTGGAGCATGACAGCGGAATATCCCTTCCctctttatcttcttcttgcaTGAACTCGTCGATGGTTCATCTTATGTGTCAGTTCCAGTTCTCCGAGGTTCAGACGCCTTCGCTAATGAAGAAAACCCCATTGAATCAAGTTCGTTGCATCATCAGAGGCATTTTTCAACGTTTCATCAGTCGCAAAGCAACTCGCACAAATTTCGTacgcatttttcaaaaaggatcGTCTGTAGAAAATCCTGATTGGTACCTCCGAGTGCATAAACCGATTCGCACCTCTCCACAGGGAAGCCCGATTTTGATGATTTCTGCTTTTGACACCAAGCttgccaaaaaatttgaaactctgCAGGAAGCAAGCAATCTCAAAGTTGGAAATAATTTCTCTCAAGTTTTTCCTGTTCTGAAACCCCAGGAAACTATGACGATTGAAGCTGAATCGGCCGGAAGTTTAGAATTATTCCGCTACGTTTTAAGACTCAATTCGTAATATATTGTATTTTACTATTCATGCGTTACTCGAGCGGAAATATTTACGCTCggttttttattgttacttAGGTTGAAGATTTTACCGATTACTTGGCAAAAGCACAACCTTTACTTGGGAGAAGACAGTCCTTGGCTAACAACTTTCCTTTCTCCACTCTATGTGGATTCTCCATCATTAAACGGCGATGTCAACGAGAGTTCCGAAATTGAGGATAATGAAAAATGTCGTCTTATGTAAGATAAATTGTTACAGATACATTTAAACTatgatttttcaataataaatatcaaTTTACAGTCACTGCTACttttaaatgaaagaagatggttaattaaataagaattgGTTTTTCAGTTGTCCTTAGTATTTGGTTGCTAATTTACTTTCTAGCCTAAAAATTTATCTCTTTTACTGCCATTGATTATGGGTTTAGGGCTGTAACCCGAGAAATGAGGAGATGTTGACGAAAAATAGGAGTAGGAAGctcaacattattattttttttttacttgacgGGCGCCGTGCAAGCCGCGTCATCTAGTAATCAATTAGTCAAATAAATAAGCTCGTTTTGCAACGTGCCTAGGGTTACAAGAAAGATTAAATTCAGAGCCCAACACTTTGGTAGGATTTTCCCACTTTCTGGGATTTTATACTCTTAAGCGAAAAATACCGTAATTAAATTATCCATGCTGAATCCACGCCCATAGGCCATAGCCTaagttccgttttttttttgtccgcaCAGCTTCGCAGATACAACTCTTCAGTTTGACTGATAAACCACAAAAGAActgataataaataaaagaatcattggaaagaatgaaagatgCATAATTATTAGGAAAACGGCCAAATTTGTGAAAGAAGTTTAAGTATTGAGCGTTAGGTAGAGACAACCAATGAACCCCTTATCCGGCCAACCTGGTTTCAAAACTGGCGCGCCAGAACTACGTCTTCTGCAATGTCCTGGCGCGTATGGAACGCCAAATGATGCTAATGAACGCTAAATTAATAGCTCTcgagttttcttttatttaggAAGCATTTATTGCATTTATTTTAggaatcaattgaatcattcCAAAGCACTGCACGGAGTGCACGGCGCCATCTAGTGGTTTCGATCGGCAGAACGAATGTTATCGATTGAATTTGCATTTGCTTATGCATTGCTATCGATACATAATAGTTTCACCATGATCTATAAATAAGAGGTCTACGAACTGTCGTCTGCTAGCAGTTTTGTCTGCtaaatcttgaaaataaaattggggcATCCGCTTGGTGCGCTGGCTGTACCTGTCAGTCATAACTTTCCACGGAGATATGGGGAAAGCAAGGTTTTTCGCTTATATTTAAcattataaataaaactacTTGATATTTATCGGAATGTATCAATGTCATGTATTTTATCATTCATTCTTTATACATTACGAAACCATTTTGGACATTTTTCGgtgtttttgttcattgttggTTACTTTTTAATTGTTGGAAGGCATCATTTTTGAAGCGCTTGGCTTTTATGTGATAGCGCAATACAACATATTCGTAAACGAGAAATGATAGTTGTTCATGTCGATGCGCTTCACAGCATATGGGGGGAAGATTGAGGCCATCACCAACAACTTCGCTAATGACTAGCTGGAAGGAATCCCTAATGTAGGCTTGATGTGATTGTAAGTGCTTCTGAAGGATCCTCTCCACCTTGGAAATGGTGTAGTAAAAACCGAGTGAAGCGAAGCGTAGAAATCCTTTGCTCCTTAGTTTGGTAATATACGCAGCGTAGAATTCACTAGGAAGTTCACTTTTTTCTGCAGTTAGGGAATTTAGGCAGTTTTCACAATTAATCTCCTGGTGATAATATTTAATTAGACAACCATAAAACAACTAATAAGGAATAACAACACACAGTACCTCAGGAACATCACTTGATTGAATCCAAAACCAACCTGGAGGTACTGGGCAGTCTTCTGGTTTAAATGACAGCCATGGGTCGTTCAGAGAAGAATCATCAACAGGTACTCCTTCCCAGTTTTCTGAAAAGTCATCTTTATGTTCTCGAAGCTCAACCAGTTGGTCACATTCCGTTCGATTCCTCTTGTTGGCGGTCTGCTTTCCTTTTGGTAGCTTTCTTTTGGCTGATTTAGGCTTGTTCAGAACTCGGGCAGCCTATGTAATATAAAGAGAAGTTGGTGTAAAAGGAGGATACTAATTTTAAcaaattagaaaaacaaaaaaattataacctGGGAAAATTCTTGGGATGGCTCCTTCTTTAAGACTCCAATTGTTCCATGCATAGAAAATGTCTTGGCCATCATTCCCTTTAAGCAACCGGCCTTTGATAATATCATCTTCTTCGAAGTGACCTGAGCACACTCTTGATGAAGCTTTAAGATTTGCATCTTTGCGAGGAATGTTCAGCTCCCATTCTTTGAAGAGAGCTTCATCTTTGGGTGGAGCGAAAAAAGCTACCTTACTACAAGGTTTAAATCCTGGATATCCGGCATTGCAATTGGGCACAAAGCAACGATTTGGCATTTTCCTTGTCCTGGAAGCAATAAAAAACTGTTTACAACGCAATGTGGTGATTTAAACACGAAATCTAACTTTTTCTTACCAGTATCGTCGACACAAAACGAAAAACTAactatttttacataaataaccaaataacTTATACACTTTTCCTGTGAAGCTTAACTTTATGCTACCCTGTCACTAATTTTCAacgagaaaaaacatttttttcttattaaaaacaCGAACACTATTCTCCTACTGACTTCGAGAGAAAGTTATGACTGACCGGTACAGCCAGCGCACCAAGCGGATGccccaattttttattttcaagaattaGCAGACGAAACGTCGAAATCGGGTCTAGCAGACGACAGTTCGTAGACCTCTTATTTATAGATCATGGTTTCACTGCGAGAAATAGTTTATATATTTCCGAGAACTGAGGATCTATGAGGAACTGCTAGCTACGGAACGCCAAATGACCCCCTAAAATAATAGCACTCGACTAgtgctatttattttacaaatcacTTGAATAATATACGGCATGTAGACATGGGACGGATTACCACAAGGACTTTTCAAAAGCGTCACTAGAatgcgacactagaacgtccaAATTTTAGGGACGACACTAGGACGGGGTAGACTCAAACGGGGACCTCACGGCCACCGCAGTGGGCAGCACGCGCTCGCCGAGCTAAGCGCCCACGGCCACCTAGCAGGtatcattcaatttttgtttatttttcgtcatgattctattaaaaaaattcaaacctttttatatttttttccgagaCGAGTGTTAAGCATTTATTACCCCTGCGAGTTCGAAATGTGTTTTCCTTctctaattttttattgtttgattttttattg
The sequence above is a segment of the Daphnia pulex isolate KAP4 chromosome 11, ASM2113471v1 genome. Coding sequences within it:
- the LOC124207594 gene encoding uncharacterized protein LOC124207594: MLKTPVRRSIVENNQLYYPFGITRFRNILENLSCGIGCDNGIKILLLRCGDLRNTLQATTNGNASQFHIYLNDNNPSILARNIIILKILSDRCFNPEKEEDLSFLWDIWYNAEWPEVTTKRFLVVLKDILDGKFPENVSVPDTSQRQGLKQVWSSWLTTCSGDESKLTSFMQKIRKERSTFVWKEYDGWVGGFRALLGMNSIELFNEAVDKIADDFYDENFVGIEELPNSAMQKNRDEVLRYFSTGNCRLQSETSVVCVNPTMLDPITHRWEVHFLITPFDGYLPLAREELDTSANDNLLVRSCQKILKKFITSYRSRIDKVQISVYLEDFFEFCYATTHQFDVIDCCSLPDQTGLANVINAATGRLSDNQQSTLFTQAMKWKDVGDTVEKYVEESLCVPLNMIPTIYGVRMDNHVELGASALLNLRRQRTFPLNLRWKKAPSFRNVSLAPSPLLDRCLDRIADKCFDILFPRRMFGPQPGDECGMNLYTPLTYDYIVSSMIQRVGGDTWFKEDRKDTNCMFSFFDLSKRTTKAWKNGQPVLKLTAHADKCFRILKGTPVLRLILIPCSVFNESMAFRDNFDLSGPGNHIIDNFQFEMKRNPEEKRKVSISFLLVPDHGLEKSHLAFLLDLADGFPNYVFQALGYMQTEPFLEPYPFAAKKPAIPASSITVQPPQMVVKNCIEFEDQYLLRIDISCSDNVSGLIVSTNQRKPCESAHDVTVSLSQPNNLEPLSMTFPHPILVDDIRAKLHLKDHFINLVMKKALLEPWPHEYQGEHTKWNADRLKLWEEKEVTLEHDSGISLPSLSSSCMNSSMVHLMCQFQFSEVQTPSLMKKTPLNQVRCIIRGIFQRFISRKATRTNFVRIFQKGSSVENPDWYLRVHKPIRTSPQGSPILMISAFDTKLAKKFETLQEASNLKVGNNFSQVFPVLKPQETMTIEAESAGSLELFRYVLRLNSLKILPITWQKHNLYLGEDSPWLTTFLSPLYVDSPSLNGDVNESSEIEDNEKCRLM
- the LOC124207595 gene encoding uncharacterized protein LOC124207595, producing the protein MQILKLHQECAQVTSKKMILSKAGCLKGMMAKTFSMHGTIGVLKKEPSQEFSQAARVLNKPKSAKRKLPKGKQTANKRNRTECDQLVELREHKDDFSENWEGVPVDDSSLNDPWLSFKPEDCPVPPGWFWIQSSDVPEEINCENCLNSLTAEKSELPSEFYAAYITKLRSKGFLRFASLGFYYTISKVERILQKHLQSHQAYIRDSFQLVISEVVGDGLNLPPICCEAHRHEQLSFLVYEYVVLRYHIKAKRFKNDAFQQLKSNQQ